Part of the Pseudomonas lijiangensis genome is shown below.
TCGCGGCCCGCAAGGTGTCGATGTCGCTAGGTGATTGTTTTCTGTGATTTTGTTTTTTTCAGTTTTTTATCGCATTGCGGACATGTTTGTACCAGCTCTTCTTTTACTTGGTAATAATAAGGAATGCACATGTTTAGGCCGCTGCTTTCTATGACGTCGAACGCAAGCGCTTTTGTAGAAATCAATCTGCCTTCATAATAGCTGTTAGCGTCACGCACCAATACTTGAGTGAGTGGAAGGCTTTCAGGATTGTAAATTCTAATATCTCCTGGCTGTCTGGCGTAGGCCTCAGTGTTGGTGCCATCATGACCATAGGCTAGTTCAGTGGCTTTGATCCAGTTAATAGGCTCGGCGGTTTGACACCATGTGATTACCCTTTCTAGTTTTTCTGGTGTGTAGGACCGCGCATAGTCACCATGCTCATCGCAGACGCCCATCTCCGCAAATCCCCCGATGTTATACCTGTAAGAGTGTTCGCCAGCTGTCAACGGAAGCCGAGCATAATGATGAGGCCGGGCCTGATAAGAGATAGTGTCAGCGCAGAAGTCAAAGACCAAACTGTATAGCTGATAAAGGCAGTGGCCTGAAGTGTCCGGGTTGCCATAAATTAAAGTTTCCTGGATCTTCTGCATATCCGAGTTGTAGTATTTAGCTGACTGCTCATCGCCAAATAGAAACCAGCCCTTCGATAGAATAAATACAGCATTTGGTAGATGCTTCACATCACCAGATGAGCCAAGAGCTTTCAGCTCTTCTGCCAACTCATCCCAAGCAAGGTCGGTGTCGTAGGCGAATATTATTCCGAAGCCATTGAATTCTGGTCTGCGGGTGCCCATGTAGCTGACGCTTGTAGGCACCATTCGCTTTAATTTTTTATAAGATGCAATGTTGGCGAAGGCCTTCTTTAATTCAGTTTTGGTCAGTTTGGATTTTACCTGTATCGCACCATACGTGTACTCAACGGGAAGAACTTCATATACGTGCTGGCGCTGCATAAGAGAAAAGCAATCGTCTGCGTTGTAAAATAGCAAATCAAGCTCGTTGCTAAGATGTCCTGAAGTTGAGGCTACACGAACACTTACTTCGGATACGGCGTATTTTTTTGGCAGTAGTTTAGTCTCTATAAAAAATGCGCGAATCAAAACCTCCCTTGCCGCTCCAACATCCCTTGGATGTTTGATGTCTTTGCTTTTCTCATAGTTGGCAAGTAGTTCTTTTTGAAGGTCCAGCAGTTCTCGCTCAAGGCCATGAAACTCTTTTTCTTTTGATCGGATCTTATTTGACCGTATTGCCAGACCTGTCAGGAACTCTTTCGTTTGTTCATGGCGTTCCTCGTATTTTTTTCGCTCTTCCTTTTGCGCCGCAGTTAGTCGCTTTCGTTTCTGTCCTTCAGTCATTTAAGTTCTCCCTTCATTCAAGGATGGTATATAGAATGTCCATGACACTAATCACCGAAATGGTTATGCCATTCTCTCAACTCTACAGTGGGTGCTGAGCAATACCTTTCGTTGTTAAGCGCGTAGAGTAACCTCAGCTGGTGTTGTGGAGGTTATCATAACTGGTTCCCGAAGCTGGTTTGAAGGCCTGACTCTCCCTTTAGCTGTACAGCAAAATCGCCTACCGGCTAAACTCTGCCCAATCGGTAGAAGCTTACGAAGCGCTGTTGCCGTGGAGCTGCTCACCGGAAATGCCACGGTAAACGAACTGCCTATCTTGCGGTAGGTGGGGTTTGTGGAGCGGATACGGTTATTCATCTTGGTTGCCATCATCGGCTCTGTTCAGTATGCGCTCGGTAGTAGGGCGGGATTTGTCCCGTCCTACTACTAGTCGTAAACATCAAGAAGTCCTTTTCTCGCCATCTTTATCGGCTTCTGTAGAAATTATTTCAATTGAGGCTTCGTGCAATAGTGCGGAGGTGATCGCTGCTTTTACTTCTTCAATTCGACTTCTCTTTAGTTGTGATGTTGGCATGGAGAATCGAGCAAAAGCCAGCGCAATTAGTTCGTCTTTTGTTTTGCGTTTGTTTAGTAAGAAGTCACTAATGGCGTTGTGGTCAAGAGTTTTTAGCTCGGCTATTTTTTCCTCTGAAATGAGCGGAGCCTTGTTATGTTTTTTTCGTTGGGGTGAGGCTGTACCTGCCCAACCGTTTCGTACGCTATGTGCTAATTGGAGCAAGGCTAGTGAAAGTTCCGAGTTTCCAAGCTTGGGTGCGGAATGAAGTGCAGCAAGCCCCTCCAGAAAAGCAGCAAGATCCTGAGCCGATAGTCCTGGTTTCGGCATGTTAGGTCCAAGTTCGGTTCGGGAGTATTTTTTTTTCACAATTGATCTACCCGTTTTTTGACTTCAGTTGTTAGTTTTTCATACAGAGTGTTTAGGCCGCGTGAACCCACGTTTTGGGTGTGCGCACGATCATAAACAGGTACTCCATCATCCAGCGCTTGTGAGATGCCAGTGCCTTGTTCGATATATGGGGCCAATAAGTATTTTCCCCACTGCTTCTTCAACGACGCCAGATGACGTGTATGATCATCGGTATAGCCCGATGTTGCTGGGCCATGAGTCTGAATTCGAGTGATAACAACTCCGGCCAACTTTGTTTCAGGTACATACATCGAGCGAGGTGTGCCCATAGCGGCCAATGCATTCATTCTCATGTCAATCCCACTTTTAATCATGCCTGAGAGGTGAGGAGCACCACGTTCCATCACGGCTTCGGGAATTACAGGAATAATATAGCCATGACTAGCGGCGATCGCGTTCTGAGATACAATTTTAGTCGCGGGGGGGCAGTCAAATAATATATAGTCGTAGTCATCATCTACTGATGATTCTTCAAGCCACCGGCATACAAGTGTGCGCTTGTCCCATTCAGATTTAATTGCATTTCCTTGGTGGGAAGCTGTTAACTCAATTTCAATATCGTCCAGCTGAAGGCTTGCAGGAACGATGTCTAAAGTTTTGTAGTTTCCGGTGACGAACTGGCTTCTAATTGCTTGTTTTGCTATTAAGCTTTTGTTGGGGAACGGTGTTTGACTGATAAATGGTTTAAATATCTCATTCATGGTCTGGTTTTGCGCGACCAATTTTTGCCAAACAGGCGCGGTGAGAGATACAAGAGATAGGCTGCTCTGGTGATCCATATCCATTAACAATACGCGCGCGTTATGATATCGAGCCAAGCCCGCGCCTAGCTGGTAGGTGAAGGTTGTCTTACCAACGCCACCTTTGAAATTAATGATGCTTATCCGTTTAGCCATTATGAGTCTCTTCCTAGATGCGCGTTAACCACAGTATTGTTGAATGATGAGTCGCTGAGTCAGCAATCCACGCGCTAATGTAAACCTTTTTCAACATCCGCGGGGATGACAATCGAGAGCACGCTACTGTTGAAACGCTTCCTGTCAGCTGAAAATCCCGAGCATTGGCCCACGCAAGCTCTCTCAGGTCATGATCGCAGAGCTAGTCCCATGAGCGATTTCAGCGATGCGACTATCGCTGTAGGCGGGGGGAAAAGGCTCTGGTGTGCACCTAGCTACTTTACAACGTGTCGAGGGTGGTCAGCCTCTTGATGTTGTCCAATTTCCCGACTAAGTCTTCGGCTCTCAAATGTGTATGCCTTTTGAGCATTTGCATCGTCTTATGACCACTGATGGCCGAAACCTCTTGATCAGATAACCCGCCTTCGACAAGGCGACTCACGGCTTCATGACGTATGTCATGAAACCTGAAGTCAGGTAGGTCGAGCTTCTTCTTGAGCTGTCCCCAAATCTTGGTGAAGGTATACGGCCTGCGCTTCCCGTCCTTTCCAGGCTCACCGAAAAACACCAGATTGTAGTCCATTGGTCGTACCTGATTATCCATCGCAGCTTTGAATACGTCAGTGGCACGCTTGCTCTGTGGAACAGTACGAGAGCCGTCGTTCTTCTTGTCTGAGAGACGTATGACGCGCTTTGCCAAATCCACTTGAGGTCTACGTAGGGATGAGATCTCTGACGAGCGCATACCCGTTTCCAGAGCGATGCAAACAATCCAGCCCAGCATGGGGTTGCTGTGTCGATTCACAGCCGCGAGCAGAAGGCGTTCTTCCTCCGGCGATAATCGTCGGTCACGACCATCCCCAGGGCTCGGCTTACGGACGTTCAGCGCTGGGTTGAACGTCAGACCTAAACCCCATTCCTGAATCGCTACCGTGTACAGGTGGCTTAATAGGGCCTGTTCGAGGCGAGCAGTGTTGTTGCTGATGGTCCCGCCACGGCTGGGTTCGTTCAGGCGCTTATCGCGATAGCCGGCGATGATGTCAGCGGAGAGCGCAGCCAGTGAGTATTTGCCCAGGTGCTCGATAAGCTTCTTGGCTTTCGAGGTTTCGCCACGCTGAGTGGTGGGCTTTTTGGTGGGGGTGATGTCAGCGAGGTAGCGGGTAAGCGCTGCCTCCAGTGTCATGCGCTCGGAGCCGCTGCGCTGGATGTAAACACCGCGAACCATTTCGTCTTCTGTACGTCGAGACCAGCCCTCCGCATCACGCTTTGTACGAAAGGTTTTGGCTACTGTTGGCCAGCCGGTTTTACGGATCAAAGCCTTCCAAGTGCCGGAAGGAGTTTTGACTAATGTTGCCATCTGAAAGGATTCCAAAGGTGTACTGGCACACCAGCGCCGTACTGATTTTGTACCTTTTGACCATAGGGGTGAATCTGAGGTGTTCCCGCCAAAAACGAAAAAAGCCGCGCAATGCGCGGCTTTGGAGTTGGTGGGCCCACACGGACTCGAACCGTGGACCAAAGGATTATGAGTCCTCTGCTCTAACCAACTGAGCTATGGGCCCTCAGTAGGCCGCGGATTATAACGGCGGTTTCGCGGCTGTGCTATCCGAAAAATCCGAAAGATTCATAAGAAGAAATCTGGAGCAGAATTCCTCGGGTGGCAAGGGGAGGCTGACGATGTAGCCCTGGATCTGTTCGCAGCCTTGTTCGGTCAGGAATTTCTGTTGTTCGGGGTTCTCCACGCCTTCGGCGATGATGGTGAGTTGCATGCTGCGGCCCAGGGCGATGATGGCGCGGACGATGGCGGCGTCGTGGGTGTCTTCCGGGAGGCCGCGGACGAAGGACTGGTCGATTTTCAGGATGTCCAGCGGCAGGCGTTTGAGGTAGCTCAGGGATGAGTAGCCGGTGCCGAAGTCGTCGATAGCTAGCTGGACGCCGAGTTTTTTCAGTTTGTGGAGTACGGACAGGGCTTCTTCTGTCTGGCTCATGATGAAGTTTTCGGTGATTTCCAGTTGCAGGCAGCCGGGCTCCAGGCCGTTGTCTGCGAGCAGTTGTTCGATGCGTTTGAGCAGGTTGGGCTGGCGTAGCTGGGCGCCGGCCAGGTTGACCGAGAGCGGGCCGAAGGGCGCGTAGATCTTGCGCCATTCATGCATCTGGCGACAGGCGTGTTCCAGAACCCAGTCGCCTATCTGCAGGATCATGCCGTTCTCTTCCGCCAGCGGGATGAAGTGCTCGGGCGGGACTTCGCCAAAGGTCGGGTGGCTCCAGCGAATCAGGGCTTCGGCGCCTACCAGTCTGTTGGTCAGCAGGCTGGTCTTGGGCTGGTAGGACAGGCTCAGTTCGTTGCGTTCGATGGCTCTGCGCAGTTCCTGTTCAAGGGCGATCCGTTCGCTGGCCTGGGAGGTCAGGTCGCGGGTGTAGCTTTCGATCCGGTTGCGGCCCTTGGCCTTGGAGCGGTACATCGCCGCATCGGCGTTCTTTACCAGCGTGGCGACGTCGGTGCCGTCCGTGGGGAACAGGCAACTGCCGATGCTGGCGCTCATGAAGAACTCGTGCTCTCCAGCCTGGAAGGGCGCCGTGAAGCAGGCCAGGAGTTTGCTGCCGATGGTGTGTGCATCGCCGGGTTGCAGCAGGCCGGGCAGCAGGACGATGAACTCATCGCCGCCCAGACGCGCCACGGTGTCGATGTCGCGCAGCGTCTCCTTGAGGCGCTGTGCGATGCCTTTTAGGAGCAGGTCGCCCACGGGGTGCCCAAGGCTGTCGTTGATGTGTTTGAAG
Proteins encoded:
- a CDS encoding DUF6602 domain-containing protein, yielding MTEGQKRKRLTAAQKEERKKYEERHEQTKEFLTGLAIRSNKIRSKEKEFHGLERELLDLQKELLANYEKSKDIKHPRDVGAAREVLIRAFFIETKLLPKKYAVSEVSVRVASTSGHLSNELDLLFYNADDCFSLMQRQHVYEVLPVEYTYGAIQVKSKLTKTELKKAFANIASYKKLKRMVPTSVSYMGTRRPEFNGFGIIFAYDTDLAWDELAEELKALGSSGDVKHLPNAVFILSKGWFLFGDEQSAKYYNSDMQKIQETLIYGNPDTSGHCLYQLYSLVFDFCADTISYQARPHHYARLPLTAGEHSYRYNIGGFAEMGVCDEHGDYARSYTPEKLERVITWCQTAEPINWIKATELAYGHDGTNTEAYARQPGDIRIYNPESLPLTQVLVRDANSYYEGRLISTKALAFDVIESSGLNMCIPYYYQVKEELVQTCPQCDKKLKKTKSQKTIT
- a CDS encoding ParA family protein, with the translated sequence MAKRISIINFKGGVGKTTFTYQLGAGLARYHNARVLLMDMDHQSSLSLVSLTAPVWQKLVAQNQTMNEIFKPFISQTPFPNKSLIAKQAIRSQFVTGNYKTLDIVPASLQLDDIEIELTASHQGNAIKSEWDKRTLVCRWLEESSVDDDYDYILFDCPPATKIVSQNAIAASHGYIIPVIPEAVMERGAPHLSGMIKSGIDMRMNALAAMGTPRSMYVPETKLAGVVITRIQTHGPATSGYTDDHTRHLASLKKQWGKYLLAPYIEQGTGISQALDDGVPVYDRAHTQNVGSRGLNTLYEKLTTEVKKRVDQL
- a CDS encoding site-specific integrase — protein: MATLVKTPSGTWKALIRKTGWPTVAKTFRTKRDAEGWSRRTEDEMVRGVYIQRSGSERMTLEAALTRYLADITPTKKPTTQRGETSKAKKLIEHLGKYSLAALSADIIAGYRDKRLNEPSRGGTISNNTARLEQALLSHLYTVAIQEWGLGLTFNPALNVRKPSPGDGRDRRLSPEEERLLLAAVNRHSNPMLGWIVCIALETGMRSSEISSLRRPQVDLAKRVIRLSDKKNDGSRTVPQSKRATDVFKAAMDNQVRPMDYNLVFFGEPGKDGKRRPYTFTKIWGQLKKKLDLPDFRFHDIRHEAVSRLVEGGLSDQEVSAISGHKTMQMLKRHTHLRAEDLVGKLDNIKRLTTLDTL